The following coding sequences are from one Bacteroidia bacterium window:
- a CDS encoding O-antigen ligase family protein: MKFFLSRLWFVVGFYIFAIQLFKNKQNIGRYFWFYTFSLIIVISYTLIRQSHYGYLDQEAANFMVNPLFNDHTAYAAALAMILPVMIGLLFLKNYSYWQRIAAFAVTIILIIAIIFSYTRAAWLSMVVALVMFILVVLKIKFRTFAIIVVSSVAIILLFWTQVYMKLEKNRQDASSNFTEQIQSVTNISTDASNRERLNRWSSAIRMFREKPILGWGPGTYMFKYAPYQFSYERTEISTNSGDLGNAHSEYLGPLAESGIFGSLTFLAIVIATIFYSMRLYRNTKDRNTKIIVLSVLIGLVTYYVHGILNNFLDTDKLSALFWGYTAIIVALDIAEKQSLNVPKPEEEEKK; encoded by the coding sequence TTGAAATTTTTCCTATCTCGCCTGTGGTTTGTTGTCGGATTTTATATCTTTGCCATTCAGCTGTTTAAAAACAAACAAAACATAGGAAGGTATTTTTGGTTTTATACCTTCTCACTAATAATTGTAATTAGTTATACTCTTATCAGACAATCACACTACGGCTATCTTGATCAGGAAGCGGCAAACTTTATGGTTAATCCATTATTTAACGACCATACAGCTTATGCTGCAGCTCTAGCAATGATATTGCCAGTAATGATTGGATTATTATTTCTTAAAAATTATTCATACTGGCAACGAATAGCAGCTTTTGCCGTAACAATAATACTAATAATTGCCATAATTTTTTCTTATACAAGAGCAGCATGGCTTAGTATGGTTGTTGCTCTGGTAATGTTTATTTTAGTTGTTTTAAAGATTAAATTCAGAACATTTGCTATTATTGTTGTAAGTTCAGTGGCAATAATTCTTTTATTCTGGACACAGGTTTATATGAAGCTTGAGAAAAACAGGCAAGATGCATCTTCAAATTTTACCGAACAAATACAATCTGTAACAAATATCTCAACAGATGCTTCAAACAGAGAGCGATTAAACAGGTGGAGTTCAGCAATAAGAATGTTCAGAGAAAAACCAATACTAGGATGGGGTCCGGGAACTTATATGTTTAAATATGCCCCTTATCAATTTTCTTATGAAAGAACTGAAATAAGTACTAACTCAGGAGATTTGGGAAATGCACATAGCGAATATCTTGGACCACTTGCAGAATCTGGTATTTTTGGGTCACTCACATTTTTGGCTATTGTTATTGCAACTATTTTTTATTCCATGAGATTATACAGAAATACAAAAGATCGTAACACAAAAATTATTGTGCTTTCTGTTTTAATTGGATTGGTAACTTATTATGTACACGGAATACTTAATAACTTTTTAGATACAGATAAACTTTCTGCACTTTTCTGGGGATATACTGCTATAATTGTTGCGCTTGATATTGCAGAAAAACAAAGTTTAAATGTACCAAAACCTGAAGAAGAGGAGAAGAAATGA